From the Coriobacteriia bacterium genome, one window contains:
- a CDS encoding flavin prenyltransferase UbiX, with protein MGTYIVVVSGASGSVYGLRLTERLLASGHAVTFIATDAGREVMAFETGFSLPAEAPDRALAAFLELPAGSPLRVARADDLFDEVASGSRASDAMIVAPASMGFVGSVAAGLAADLPERAADVMLKERRPLVLMPRETPLNLIHLRNLTALAEAGAVIVPAMPAFYHRPRSLDDQVNYVVGKVLDVLGIEHDLFRRWRE; from the coding sequence GTGGGAACCTACATCGTGGTCGTCAGCGGGGCGTCGGGGTCGGTCTACGGCCTGCGCCTGACGGAACGCCTGCTGGCGTCCGGCCACGCCGTGACGTTCATCGCGACCGACGCCGGGCGCGAAGTGATGGCTTTCGAGACGGGCTTCTCGCTTCCCGCGGAGGCTCCGGATCGTGCGCTAGCGGCTTTCCTGGAGCTGCCCGCGGGCTCTCCGCTGCGCGTCGCGCGCGCCGACGACCTGTTCGACGAGGTGGCGTCGGGTTCTCGCGCGTCGGACGCGATGATAGTCGCGCCGGCGTCGATGGGCTTCGTCGGCTCGGTCGCGGCGGGGCTCGCGGCCGACCTTCCCGAGCGGGCCGCGGACGTGATGCTCAAGGAGAGGCGACCGCTCGTGCTGATGCCGCGCGAGACGCCTCTCAACCTCATCCACCTGCGCAATCTCACCGCTCTCGCCGAGGCCGGCGCGGTCATCGTCCCCGCGATGCCAGCCTTCTACCACCGGCCGCGCTCCCTCGACGACCAGGTGAACTACGTCGTCGGCAAGGTGCTCGACGTCCTCGGTATCGAGCACGACCTCTTCCGGCGCTGGCGCGAGTAG
- a CDS encoding UbiA-like polyprenyltransferase yields the protein MAKAVEKVRIFLELVKFEHSVFALPYAYIGAVYGAARAAQGGWPSWPALAWITVAMVGARAFAFVVNRAVDREIDARNPRTAGRAVPAGLVEAGELWIFAAIVLAAYLLAVWRLAPVTHLLWPIPLALFLIYPYLKRFTWACHFWLGGCLGLGAVGGWAAVGAPMAHPAPWVLGLAVAVWTAGFDIIYATQDYDCDVRDGVHSAPADLGIPRALAITRATHAAAVALFAAGGWLAGAGWAYYAGVAAAGILLVYENAIVRADDLSCVDAAFFTVNGMVAVVVLAGAVADRLLG from the coding sequence TTGGCTAAGGCCGTCGAGAAGGTCCGCATCTTCCTCGAGCTCGTGAAGTTCGAGCACAGCGTATTCGCGCTGCCATACGCGTACATCGGGGCGGTCTACGGTGCGGCGAGGGCGGCGCAGGGTGGATGGCCGTCGTGGCCGGCGCTCGCGTGGATCACCGTGGCGATGGTCGGCGCGCGCGCGTTCGCGTTCGTCGTGAACCGCGCGGTCGACCGCGAGATAGACGCGCGCAACCCCCGCACCGCGGGCCGCGCCGTGCCCGCGGGACTCGTCGAAGCGGGGGAGTTGTGGATCTTCGCGGCGATCGTGCTCGCGGCGTATCTGCTCGCGGTATGGCGGCTCGCGCCCGTCACGCATCTGCTTTGGCCGATCCCGCTCGCGCTGTTCCTCATCTACCCCTACCTCAAGAGGTTCACCTGGGCTTGCCACTTCTGGCTCGGCGGGTGTCTCGGGCTCGGAGCTGTGGGAGGATGGGCCGCCGTCGGGGCGCCGATGGCTCACCCCGCGCCTTGGGTCCTCGGTCTTGCGGTCGCGGTATGGACAGCGGGTTTCGACATCATCTACGCGACGCAGGACTACGACTGCGACGTGCGGGACGGCGTCCACTCGGCTCCCGCCGACCTTGGCATCCCGCGGGCGCTGGCGATCACGCGGGCCACGCATGCGGCGGCCGTGGCGCTGTTCGCCGCGGGAGGCTGGCTCGCCGGAGCCGGGTGGGCGTACTACGCGGGAGTCGCCGCGGCGGGGATACTCCTTGTATACGAGAACGCGATCGTGCGCGCCGACGACCTATCGTGCGTGGACGCGGCGTTCTTCACCGTCAACGGCATGGTCGCCGTCGTGGTCCTCGCCGGGGCCGTGGCCGACCGGCTTCTCGGATAG
- a CDS encoding menaquinone biosynthesis decarboxylase encodes MAIKDLREFIALLEEKGQLVRIGARVDPRLEIGEITDRVSKRVGPALLFEHPFDRSSGDEYGMPVAINLMGSYERMAWALGIDAETGTWRDLDAKAAQLMELLPLDMPASMKDKFGLLMGLKDLAAAGAKEIKKAPCQEVVLEGEDVDLGRLPVLTTWPQDGGPFITLPLVVTNDPKGKLNVGMYRLQVFDRNTTGLHIHEHHDGARNLRAWSDAGVSRVPVSVALGADPVTIFAATAPVPAMIDEYLFAGILRGEPVEVVKCVTNDLLVPAHAEIVLEGWCDLAETRREGPFGDHTGYYSLADDFPVFHVEAITMRRDPIYPATIVGRPPMEDCYMAKATERIFLPVVKAMMPEVVDYDLPLEGVFHNCAIFQIRKEFAGQAFRVMDFAWSMGQMMFTKFVIVVDADVDCHDYSQVAWRCFNNVDPGRDILVSKGPLDRLDHSSDFQSFGFKMGIDATKPLPGEGHMREWPDALEMSTEVKALVDSMWSELGLG; translated from the coding sequence GTGGCGATCAAGGACCTGCGCGAGTTCATCGCGCTGCTGGAAGAGAAGGGTCAGCTCGTGCGCATCGGGGCACGAGTCGATCCCCGGCTCGAGATCGGCGAGATCACCGACCGCGTGAGCAAGCGCGTCGGTCCGGCCCTGCTGTTCGAGCACCCCTTCGACCGGTCGAGCGGCGACGAGTACGGCATGCCTGTGGCGATCAACCTGATGGGCTCCTACGAGCGCATGGCGTGGGCGCTCGGTATCGACGCGGAGACCGGCACGTGGCGCGACCTCGACGCGAAGGCCGCGCAGTTGATGGAGCTTCTTCCGCTCGACATGCCCGCGTCGATGAAGGACAAGTTCGGTCTCCTGATGGGGCTCAAGGACCTCGCCGCGGCGGGTGCGAAGGAGATCAAGAAGGCCCCGTGCCAGGAGGTCGTTCTCGAGGGCGAGGACGTCGACCTCGGACGACTGCCGGTCCTCACCACATGGCCCCAGGACGGCGGCCCCTTCATCACGTTGCCGCTCGTGGTGACGAACGACCCCAAGGGCAAGCTCAACGTCGGCATGTACCGGCTGCAGGTCTTCGATCGCAACACCACCGGCCTGCACATCCACGAGCACCACGACGGCGCGAGGAACCTGCGCGCGTGGAGCGATGCCGGCGTCTCCCGAGTGCCGGTCTCGGTCGCGCTCGGCGCCGATCCCGTCACGATCTTCGCGGCCACCGCTCCGGTGCCTGCGATGATCGACGAGTACCTGTTCGCCGGCATCCTCCGCGGTGAGCCCGTCGAGGTCGTGAAGTGCGTGACGAACGACCTGCTCGTCCCCGCGCACGCCGAGATCGTCCTCGAGGGATGGTGCGATCTGGCCGAGACGCGGCGCGAGGGGCCCTTCGGCGACCATACCGGCTACTACTCACTCGCCGACGACTTCCCGGTCTTCCACGTCGAGGCGATCACGATGCGTCGCGACCCGATCTATCCCGCCACCATCGTCGGGCGCCCGCCGATGGAGGACTGCTACATGGCCAAGGCCACGGAGCGTATCTTCCTCCCGGTGGTCAAGGCGATGATGCCCGAGGTCGTCGACTACGACCTGCCGCTCGAAGGCGTCTTCCACAACTGCGCGATCTTCCAGATCCGCAAGGAGTTCGCCGGCCAGGCGTTCCGCGTCATGGATTTCGCCTGGTCGATGGGGCAGATGATGTTCACGAAGTTCGTGATCGTGGTCGACGCGGACGTCGATTGCCACGACTACAGCCAGGTCGCCTGGCGCTGCTTCAACAACGTCGATCCGGGTCGCGACATCCTCGTCTCCAAGGGTCCGCTCGACCGGCTCGACCACTCGAGCGACTTCCAGAGCTTCGGTTTCAAGATGGGCATCGACGCGACGAAGCCGCTACCCGGAGAGGGTCACATGCGGGAATGGCCCGACGCGCTCGAGATGAGCACCGAGGTGAAGGCGCTCGTCGACTCCATGTGGAGCGAGCTCGGACTTGGCTAA
- a CDS encoding alkaline phosphatase family protein yields the protein MRGRTGTFVHWALLAAGLAASLALAVVAYRVASYSWSQVAEYRGPFSRMSVASPHREGPRAARRVVLVIVDGLRADVSQGLRTMGSLRSHGADLVLETPQPSLSYPDWTTILSGAPPQVSGVTTNDFDRHVPVPTLLDSALKVRRRVVVVGPRGFDTLFGASRATASYFEDWREGEYLSGRLVDETLRLVASNRPDIVLLHLPDVDEAGHDFGGASVEYRTMAERVDTDLGRLVTALQDGRTAFVVVSDHGHVDAGGHGGWEPDATMAPAVFAGSGVSLGQGTGRLIDLAPTVAVLAGLEVPSHSAGEVLGRALVDRSDARLASARAQEEAFASAFVGVVQEGSPAALKVGARPSAGSGGALRAWVSKAQGLRLADERRLRAPMALGLAGAVLVLFLVLGLASWRALVSALAGVAAYNAVYSTLYFVVHRLRWSLSALNSEDRMTAFFNMRMAEAIAAGLVAAAVAALVYPLLRKSPQGPREQGRLAGWLALGPATVLAVQATLAVEAAWYLWRWGVTVTWLIPDLRAAFKYDLDLVQATALGGAAILAPLVTYLVGRYHPRVGSRHTD from the coding sequence ATGCGCGGTCGTACGGGCACTTTCGTACACTGGGCGCTCCTCGCGGCAGGGCTCGCGGCTTCGCTCGCGCTCGCTGTCGTCGCCTACCGCGTCGCATCGTACTCGTGGTCCCAGGTGGCGGAGTACCGCGGCCCCTTCTCGCGGATGAGCGTCGCTTCACCCCACCGTGAGGGACCGCGAGCGGCCCGTCGCGTCGTGCTCGTGATCGTCGACGGGTTGCGGGCGGACGTCTCGCAAGGTCTGCGCACCATGGGCTCTCTGCGCTCGCACGGCGCGGATCTCGTCCTCGAGACACCGCAGCCGTCCCTGTCGTACCCGGACTGGACGACCATCCTCTCGGGGGCTCCGCCGCAGGTGAGCGGGGTCACGACGAACGACTTCGATCGGCACGTGCCCGTGCCCACCTTGCTCGATTCCGCGTTGAAAGTGCGCCGGCGCGTCGTGGTGGTGGGACCGCGCGGCTTCGACACGCTGTTCGGCGCCTCCCGCGCAACGGCGTCCTACTTCGAGGACTGGCGCGAGGGGGAGTACCTCTCGGGCCGTCTGGTCGACGAGACCTTGCGTCTCGTCGCGTCGAACCGGCCGGATATCGTCCTGCTCCACCTCCCGGACGTCGATGAGGCCGGTCACGACTTCGGCGGGGCGTCCGTCGAGTACCGGACGATGGCCGAACGGGTCGACACCGACCTGGGGCGGCTCGTGACCGCTCTCCAAGACGGGCGGACCGCGTTCGTGGTGGTTTCCGATCACGGGCACGTCGACGCGGGCGGTCACGGTGGTTGGGAGCCGGACGCCACGATGGCGCCGGCGGTGTTCGCGGGCTCCGGAGTCTCGCTGGGGCAGGGGACCGGACGCCTCATCGACCTTGCGCCTACCGTGGCGGTGCTCGCGGGTCTCGAGGTGCCGTCGCATTCGGCGGGCGAGGTGCTCGGGCGTGCGCTCGTCGACCGTTCCGACGCCCGGCTCGCATCCGCTCGCGCGCAGGAGGAGGCGTTCGCTTCGGCGTTCGTCGGCGTCGTCCAGGAAGGTTCGCCGGCGGCGCTGAAGGTGGGGGCACGCCCGTCAGCCGGCAGCGGGGGAGCGCTTCGCGCTTGGGTCTCGAAGGCACAGGGGCTGCGGCTCGCCGACGAGAGAAGGCTACGCGCGCCGATGGCGCTCGGTCTGGCCGGTGCGGTCCTCGTACTCTTCCTCGTCCTGGGCCTCGCGTCGTGGCGCGCCCTCGTGAGCGCGCTGGCCGGCGTGGCTGCGTATAACGCGGTGTACTCCACGCTGTACTTCGTCGTCCATCGCTTGAGGTGGTCGCTCTCCGCGCTCAACTCCGAGGATCGGATGACGGCGTTCTTCAACATGAGGATGGCCGAGGCCATCGCGGCAGGCCTCGTCGCCGCCGCGGTGGCGGCGCTGGTCTATCCCCTTCTGCGGAAGAGTCCACAGGGACCACGTGAGCAGGGGCGTCTCGCGGGGTGGCTCGCGCTCGGCCCGGCGACGGTGCTCGCGGTGCAGGCGACGCTGGCGGTGGAGGCCGCATGGTACCTGTGGCGCTGGGGCGTGACAGTGACGTGGCTCATCCCCGACCTGCGGGCGGCCTTCAAGTACGACCTCGATCTCGTCCAGGCGACGGCTCTCGGAGGGGCCGCGATACTCGCACCGCTGGTTACGTACCTGGTCGGGCGGTATCATCCTCGGGTGGGGTCTCGGCACACCGACTGA
- a CDS encoding HAD-IA family hydrolase produces the protein MSGSSLKAVSFDVGNTLLYPHPSVSEVVRQVLAEAGHARDLAAIDSLMPLVDRYYEDRYRADDTFWTSEEETSGVWVGMYSLLCARLGIEDEAPALARRVYDEFGSASRWRAYPDVRPAFERLRARDLRIGIVSNWDSRLEGLLDGLGLSALIDVVVSSASVGLHKPDPRIFELACERMGVSPSRAVHVGDHVYSDIVGATAVGMNAVLIDRHGTSEVYAGISVSSLDDLDAALAAGGLD, from the coding sequence GTGAGCGGTTCCTCTCTCAAGGCCGTCTCCTTCGACGTCGGCAACACGCTCCTGTACCCGCATCCCAGCGTGTCAGAGGTCGTCCGCCAGGTACTGGCCGAAGCCGGTCACGCGCGTGACCTCGCCGCCATCGACTCTCTGATGCCGCTCGTCGACCGTTACTACGAGGACCGGTATCGCGCTGACGACACCTTCTGGACGAGCGAGGAGGAGACGTCCGGCGTCTGGGTCGGCATGTACTCGCTCCTCTGCGCCCGCCTTGGTATCGAGGACGAGGCACCGGCGCTCGCTCGCCGGGTCTACGACGAGTTCGGGTCGGCTTCGCGATGGCGCGCGTATCCGGACGTCCGTCCCGCCTTCGAGCGGCTCCGCGCGCGAGACCTGCGCATCGGCATCGTATCGAACTGGGACAGTCGTCTGGAGGGACTCCTCGATGGTCTCGGCCTGTCCGCGCTCATCGACGTCGTCGTCTCCTCGGCATCGGTGGGTCTGCACAAGCCCGACCCGCGGATCTTCGAACTCGCCTGCGAGCGCATGGGCGTGAGCCCGAGCCGTGCCGTGCACGTGGGGGACCACGTGTATTCGGACATCGTCGGGGCGACCGCGGTGGGCATGAACGCCGTGCTGATCGATCGTCACGGGACGTCGGAAGTGTACGCGGGCATCAGCGTGTCTTCGCTCGACGATCTCGACGCGGCTCTGGCGGCAGGAGGTCTCGACTGA
- a CDS encoding nitroreductase family protein, with protein MELKDAMQQRHSIRAFTNERIDRATVERLVEAAMLAPSAMNRQPWRFHVATGEARRGVGEVMAQTTVFVEEYAAALGPEHVARAIDFYANDLGGAPIALAVSLPVGDGEMDRLNALISLGCALENLFLACVAEGLGTCMLSVAFWVRDQLAEVLDVPDGWEITTLVVIGRPCEAAIAPVHRTDLYTYQE; from the coding sequence ATGGAACTCAAAGACGCGATGCAGCAGCGGCACTCCATCCGGGCGTTCACGAACGAACGGATCGACCGCGCCACCGTCGAGCGTCTCGTCGAGGCGGCCATGCTCGCCCCGTCGGCGATGAATCGCCAGCCGTGGCGGTTCCACGTGGCGACGGGTGAGGCTAGGCGAGGGGTCGGAGAGGTCATGGCTCAGACCACCGTCTTCGTGGAGGAATACGCCGCGGCTCTCGGCCCCGAGCATGTGGCGCGCGCGATCGACTTCTACGCGAACGACCTTGGCGGCGCGCCGATCGCGCTCGCGGTGTCGCTGCCGGTCGGCGACGGTGAGATGGACCGCCTGAATGCCCTCATCTCTTTGGGATGTGCTCTGGAGAACCTCTTCCTCGCATGCGTCGCCGAAGGTCTCGGCACCTGCATGCTCTCCGTCGCGTTCTGGGTGCGTGACCAGCTCGCGGAGGTGCTGGACGTGCCCGACGGGTGGGAGATCACGACGCTCGTCGTGATCGGACGGCCGTGCGAGGCTGCGATCGCCCCGGTCCACAGGACAGATCTCTACACCTACCAGGAGTGA
- a CDS encoding glycosyltransferase, with amino-acid sequence MSAKRRILIFSASFGGGHRSAAGALERYLLAHHRDSVEVKVLDFFEEFAPGLNVLAKFAYVQSVQFFPELYGTFFDLTNKMPGNPIVREMNVVGLARARAFIEAEPPDAVISTFPIAGGFVSEFKSSRPFVSATVITDYGAHRQWLHPATDIYFVACKEVREDLVVRGIPWERVVVSGIPIHERFSTPLVRAESRKALGLSDRFTVMLTESAGTVGDVKEIARDLCAIGAQVAGVAGHNERLRRRMQSVQRKSPNMHAFGFVKEMNKVMRAADVLVGKAGGLTVSEALAMGLPLIIYNPVPGQEIYNVDFLVNFGAGLQARDEEDVVEKVRFLSTHPDRLAQMVENATMLGKPGAAQAVCERVLAALR; translated from the coding sequence TTGAGCGCGAAGCGACGGATACTCATATTCAGCGCCTCGTTCGGCGGTGGTCACCGCTCGGCCGCCGGGGCGCTGGAGCGTTATCTCCTCGCGCACCATCGCGATAGCGTCGAAGTCAAGGTCCTCGACTTCTTCGAGGAGTTCGCACCGGGGCTGAACGTCCTGGCCAAGTTCGCGTACGTGCAGAGCGTGCAGTTCTTCCCCGAACTGTACGGCACGTTCTTCGACCTCACCAACAAGATGCCGGGCAATCCGATAGTGCGCGAGATGAACGTCGTGGGCCTCGCTCGGGCACGGGCGTTCATCGAGGCGGAACCGCCCGACGCGGTCATCTCCACGTTCCCCATCGCCGGCGGGTTCGTCTCCGAGTTCAAGAGCTCGCGGCCTTTCGTCTCGGCGACGGTGATCACCGACTACGGTGCGCACCGACAGTGGCTACACCCCGCCACCGACATCTACTTCGTCGCGTGCAAGGAGGTCCGTGAGGACCTCGTGGTGCGCGGGATCCCGTGGGAGCGCGTAGTCGTGTCGGGTATCCCGATCCACGAGCGGTTCAGCACCCCGCTCGTCCGGGCGGAATCGCGCAAGGCGCTCGGGCTTTCGGACCGGTTCACCGTCATGCTGACCGAATCCGCCGGCACCGTCGGGGACGTCAAAGAGATCGCCAGGGACCTGTGCGCTATCGGCGCGCAGGTCGCGGGCGTGGCCGGCCACAACGAGCGCTTGCGGCGGAGGATGCAGTCGGTGCAGCGCAAGTCCCCCAACATGCATGCTTTCGGGTTCGTGAAGGAGATGAACAAGGTCATGCGCGCGGCCGACGTGCTCGTCGGCAAGGCGGGCGGGCTGACGGTCTCCGAGGCTCTCGCGATGGGCCTGCCGCTCATCATCTACAACCCGGTGCCGGGACAGGAGATATACAACGTGGACTTCCTCGTGAACTTCGGAGCCGGGCTCCAGGCTCGCGACGAGGAGGATGTGGTCGAGAAGGTGCGTTTCCTGTCGACGCACCCAGACCGGCTCGCTCAGATGGTCGAGAATGCTACGATGTTGGGTAAGCCCGGCGCGGCGCAGGCCGTCTGCGAGCGGGTGCTGGCGGCTCTACGCTGA
- a CDS encoding anti-sigma factor antagonist (This anti-anti-sigma factor, or anti-sigma factor antagonist, belongs to a family that includes characterized members SpoIIAA, RsbV, RsfA, and RsfB.), whose product MDEQDEGDMTVRIEQSLSPAICIARLDEELDISVVDEVRKVLDEAIEAGCVNVVLDLDDVTYVDSSALGLLVWIDKRLEPFRGKVVLAGANRDVGRILELSGLVGLAPTVATASTVSSAIAGIGLKERPSDRIWIESLEVPASIGSLAQVRGKVCELVSRVGMSETSLFDVKVAVGEALANAIRHGSPRGENDRITIDVAAYDDRITVAIADTGSGFDGADYRGSEDVYAASGRGVMFMRALMDRVEFAPCAEGGTVVTLVKHLPPSGPGTAPAD is encoded by the coding sequence GTGGACGAACAGGACGAGGGCGACATGACGGTGCGCATCGAGCAGAGCCTATCTCCCGCAATATGCATCGCTCGCCTTGACGAAGAACTGGATATCTCGGTCGTCGACGAAGTACGCAAGGTCCTCGACGAAGCGATCGAGGCCGGTTGCGTGAACGTCGTCCTGGATCTGGACGACGTCACCTACGTCGACAGCTCCGCCCTCGGGCTGCTCGTGTGGATAGACAAGAGGCTCGAGCCCTTCCGGGGCAAGGTCGTACTCGCGGGCGCCAATCGCGATGTCGGGCGGATCCTCGAGCTCTCGGGCCTCGTCGGGCTCGCTCCGACGGTGGCGACCGCGTCGACGGTGTCCTCCGCCATCGCGGGGATCGGGCTCAAGGAGCGTCCCTCCGACCGCATCTGGATCGAGTCGCTCGAGGTTCCAGCCAGCATCGGGTCCCTCGCCCAGGTGCGCGGAAAGGTCTGTGAGCTCGTCTCACGCGTCGGGATGAGCGAGACATCCCTGTTCGACGTCAAGGTCGCGGTCGGAGAGGCGCTCGCGAACGCTATCCGACACGGGTCTCCGAGGGGCGAGAACGACCGCATCACCATCGACGTCGCAGCCTACGACGACCGTATCACGGTGGCCATAGCCGACACGGGATCGGGTTTCGACGGCGCGGACTATCGCGGCAGCGAAGATGTCTACGCAGCGAGCGGACGCGGCGTGATGTTCATGCGGGCGCTGATGGACAGGGTCGAGTTCGCTCCTTGCGCGGAAGGGGGCACCGTGGTCACACTTGTGAAGCATCTGCCCCCGAGTGGACCAGGGACGGCACCCGCGGATTGA